The window TACCAAAGACCGATGATTGCGGTAGAGTTCTACCAAAGACCGATGATTGCAGTGAACGTACATACGGCGGGGTGCAAGAGGGCAGAAAGATATGCCTCGAGCTGCCAGATCCCGCCGTCCTCTTCTTCTAACTTAGAGGTGCTTACATATCATCCCAAACTTTTTTTAATCCACTATAATTTAACATACAAAATTCAAATCTATCAATAGGTTTGGGATATATATAGAGCCGCACCAAACATGGCCCtatattaaaatataagaaaaaacaCTAAACCAGTACATTGGAGGTGTATTTATGCCATAATTGGCACTATATATaccaaaagaaaatataaagaCAATTTTTCCATGTGTTGTTATGCTAGTCTCTACGCAGCAAACGGTAGGAGACCAGCTTTGAGTATACTTGACTACCCTTCTCCACGTACTATCATTGGCGGATCCACTGTTGGGGCTCGTTGGGTGTTAGCCCCACCTCGAATCCCTATCCCTAATTAGTCATTTATAAGTCTAATTAGATATTAATGAAAAAAACTGTCGTCATGATCGAACCAGGAGGAGGGAGGAAACGAGAGCGTCAACGGGGGTACCCCGAAATCGCCAGCGTTCCCCATCGGCCCACATCCCCCAAGGTCAATGCTGCCCGGGAGACCGCCACATCAGTTGCGTCAGGCTCGTCACCATGTTCGCCTCTACAATTTTTGTTCGATTTGAGGATGCGATGAGTAGATGACTGCAGCGAAGAAATGGTGACGGTGTTCTGCTCCGACTTGGTACCTGAATGCGAAAGTACAAATTTGTCATCCCACCATCAACAGCATTCGAAACCTGCTTTTTCGAGAGATGCAGTACCGCCAGCGCCAAGTACCAAGCCTTCCCAGGCCATTAGATTAAGTGGAATGGATGGCTAGCATATGGTACCTCCTCCATTCAAGAACTGACCTCTTTTTGGGCTTACCATATCCTCTATATTCTCGGTTTAGTTGTGATTGAAAACATCGTCGGCTCCAACAGACCAACACATAGGCCTCTTCAATGGAAAATGCGTACTCCCCAAGACAAACTATTTGTGCATGGTTCTATACCTCAAGTGTAAAAAAATTACACCATTTAACATTCAGGAAACATGCTCGCAACTAACAAGAAATGAGGGAGTAGCCAATCCGAGAATCACTTTAAAACATAGCCAAAGTCTTGGACGTAATTTGTAAAACATGAGGAGCATGGCCTTCCGTGTGCcaaagagagaaggaaaaaaaatgtggagACGGGTTACACCAGTTTTCTTTTCTCGAGAGAAGGGTTTGCTTATTTCCCCACGGACTAATTTGGAGCCAAACAATCAACATTTCCTTATCACTATAATGTTCTGACTTGTGAATTCTAGAAGTCTCAATATAGACCTAAAGTCTTAAAGATGCCAACTCATCGAACAATACCAGTCGCTCAGACAAACTCTCGTCAGCACAGCCTTCCTGTACTAATCACGTACAAATTCTTTACAGCCACAttagaggtatatatatatacctctcaAGTCTCAATACAGTAAACATATAAACCATTCTACACAGAATTTTCCTCGAGTTTGTTCAGCTAGTCTGTATGAAGTAGCCGGTAAGGAGACCAGCTCTGAATATACCCAATTACCCTCCTCCACAGGCTCTCACCTGAACCTGAAgatgcagcagcggcagcagctcTTCTCCTAGCTTCCGCTTCCGCTCTTCTCCTGGCTGCCGTCGCCGGGAAGTGAGGAACGGCCGGCGGCGTCCTGCCGACGACGGCGTTGGGCGGGTAGTGCGAGACGACGGGCGCCGAGGAAAACTCCCGCGTCCACGCCCTGGCCTCCGCCTCGTACCGCTCGTAGTCGTACGCGTACTGCTCGGCGATGTCGTAGTTGATCGGGTAGTCGAGCAGCGGGTCGTAGAGCACGGAGACGAAGCCGATGAGGAGGCCGCGGAGCTTGGTGGCGCAGCTCCAGCTCTCGGCGTCCAGCACCATGTTCCCTTCCTCGTCGATGTTGGGATGGTATACCTGCGGTTGCAGAGACAAGCACTCAAATTCGAtccatgcaattttttttgaaagagcAAGTTTCGTAAAACTAAAACCCAATTATCATCGTCCAAGTTACACAAAACCATAAACATTTTGACACATGACACATAAACCCAAAATACTATGTTTTTAAAGTTTTATAAAATCACATAGTTAACCATTTTGACATACttctatattaaaattttaaaaagccAGGTGTAACAATTATACAATGGATAAAATCCTTATAAATTTGAGATGTAATTGTAGAATTAAAAAGTGTGGTagatcaaagttaaaatgatcAATACCGTGGTTTCGTGAAACTTCAGAATAATAATATACGGGGTTACGTGCCTTACGTCAAAACCTTTATAATTTTATGCAATTTAAACCATATAACAGATGAGGTTTTAAGACATTTGCATCACGCAAAACGGATCGGAGGAACAAGCAGAGATGCAGACGAGCGTGCGCTTACCAGAGTCTTGAAGGTGACCTTGGGGTGGACGAAGGGgtagccggcggcggggagctggATGTCGACGGGGAACGTGCCGCCGGCGTAGGGGGTGCCGGCGGGGCCGTCGATGACCACCTCCCAGTGGAAGGGGTCCGTCACGGGCTCCGGCCCGGGCCGCAAGTACGGCGGCGGGTCACGCCAGAGCAGCCTCAGCTCGTTGCGGATGATCCTGAGCGCTGTCTTCCGCTCCTCATCCTGCCGtctggccgccgccgtggacagcTCCGGctgcggctccggctccggcaccggcgccgtcgccatggccggcgattCGCTGGTCATTGTTGCCACCTCGCGAGCACTTGCGTAATGCACGTCGGCCCTAGCCTCTCTGCCGCTTCGTGCAGTCGTACGTGCTACTCGGTGTggcttgagagagagagatcgggggTTCATGAGATCCACGGGGAGACATCGTTATATAGTAGAGATGACGATCGTTCTAATCGTATTCGGATTCGGATACGTAGTGGCGAGTTCGAAACTTCGAATCGGATAATCTGTTTTTGGTTTGGGTTTACCTCTTTTCCAACGGAAAATTACGTATTCGGAGAACAGAAGGCGTCATATTGGATTGTCATCTTTTAAAATGGTAATGGAGTATTCGAAGATAAGGCGCATACCGATTTTACGACTAATTGTCATATTGTATCgacattttctttaaaaaaaataaaattcattccGGCCTACTCATCCGGAGAGATCTCCCTGATGGACTACAAGACTGCAATACGAATAGCACGCAGATAGTCAAAACATAAACAAGATACCGCCACTCTAGCCAAACCAGCTAAAAGGAATGAACCTTTGCACGATCACATCCGAAGCGAAGGCAAGCACAAAGCACAGGCACAGGCGCACAGCTTCCACCCAGAAAACACCAAGAAACTTGGCTTCGGTTGATAGATAGACAGATGATGCAGTTCCGGTTACAGCATCATCGATCTTAAGGTTCACATCACATTTCTCACTGCAACCTAACACATGATTTGGCGCACTACCCTGGTACAGGCTATAGGCATCTCTGTACATTCTTTATATACACATACAGAAGGGTACAAGTTTTATTAATTGAATTATCGGGTAAACGACTTCAAATTCTGATTTGGGATACCTAATGTATGATGACAAGATTCAGCACAGGGTGCACAGCTGAGGCACAGCGCGCCCAACGTCTGCTTTGTGTTCCTCACCTCAACACAGCGAGTCAAGATACGAGTGATTATACAGACGGCCAAACTGGAGGAGGCTGCCGTATGTTCTATCCCACACACCGACAAAAAGCATGTCGGTGTCCGGGCTGAAAGACATGCCAGATATCTCACCAAAGAAGTCCAGCTCTTGCCTTCTGGTGTAATCACTCCCGACATCGAAGACGTGGACAAAGTCCGCTGGTTCTGCCATCGACATGAACTGCCCATCTGACGTGAAGCGGATTGATCTTATGGCTCCAAGGTTACCCCTCAAAACATGGAGGGATTTAGAGAGATTCCGCGCATCCCAAATCCGGCATGTCTTATCTTGGTTGCCAGTAGCAAATGTTCTGCCATCTGGGCTCCAAGCTGATGCAAACGAGTAATCAAAGTGACCTTTCAAGGAATGAAGAGTCTGCACAGGGAAACAAAGTAACCAGTTATCATGCATGCCATACTTCAATGTCACATAATTTTCTATCACAGCTTGGTTATCATATATATGTGACGTTTTATGCCCAGGTTTGCGTGTGTGCTGGCATACCTTTCCTGAATTGGCGTCAATTAGTAAACCATTAGGATCATCCCCCACAATAACAGCAAGCTTTCTGTCAGGACTCAATGCTGTATGCTGCATCACCAAAATAACAATGAATTGTGAGACCAGAGTACAGAAACTAAAACATCCAAAGCATTCCATTGGTTTTGATCTCCGTATACTGATGTTGGATCTATTTGTTAACAACACATTTAAAAGGCAGTGCACAATTATGTTTTCATGAGAAAAAGGAAATCAAAAGGTTTTATCTTGAAGAGTCATTATTCGACACCATGAAGAAAGAAGTACAGAACCACATAAAGCGAAACTATGGCAATGTGAAATTATGAATGTCTACACAATCATACATGCATACCCTAATTATAGTAGGTTTACCAAAAGCAAGGTGtcacaaataaacaaaaaagacTTACATTCACTGGCCATTCAAACTGAAAATGCTTGTAGAGCTGAAACCTCTCCATATCATAGTCTCTTACACCAGAGTCATTATTCGATGCCATGAAGTGAACAGCACCACTGGGGATAAAACAGTATTAATACAGATGCAAGTTCAAAAAGGTCACATCTAATGAACTTTATAACAGAACAAGGCAATTACCTGGTAGTATTGAATATCTCAACAGCATTAGTAATAGCGTTTTCATCATATGTAGTTCGACAGCAAAAGCTAATTCCTTCTCGATCAAGGTGCTGCATTTCCCATCAACAAAGAAttaagaaaattttaaaaaggatAAACCCAGACAGTTCATATGCAGATTAAGGCTGAGTTCGGCACTTCATCTTCCCAacccacctctctcgttttccacgcgcacgcttttcaaactacttaACAGTGTGTTTTTCGCAAAATTTttgtatacgaaagttgctttaaaaatcatattgatccatttttcaaaaaaaaatagctaatatttaattaattacgtgaTAATAGACCGCTCTGTTTTGCGTGCAAGAGGGATAGGTTCCCATCCTGCACTGCCGAACACAACCTAAGAATGTAATAAGATGCACATCATGAATTGTTTGGTTATTTTCCAGTAAAATCTGCATAAAATAGTATCCGAGTCGCAAAATCAGTGGATACAGGAGCGGAACTGGGCCTAGGGCAGCTTGGACCCAAGCCCTActtgtgaaaaaaaatttagtggaCTAGTACCTACATATTTTTCAGATTTTCCCAAATTCTATAGCCCAGCCCCACACATGGCCTGTTTCAGCCCCCACATCTCTCAGCCCAACAACCAGCCCATCACAGCCCAATAGAAGCCAACCCTAAtcccacctcctctctctcgcgcaTCACACCGCATCACCGAGCGCCGCATCTGTTTCTGTTCGCGTTCTTTCTCTTCTCACGCTCTCAGCTCTCCGCCTCTCCTTGTCTGCCACATCACCGACGGCGACTGGCGACTGcgcacggcggcacggcggcgggcggcgacaaGCACTAGTGTCGGCGGGGCAGCGGCGCGCATCCGCGGACGGGAGGCGCATATCAGCAGCAGGCAGTGCGCAggggggcagcagcagcagcgagccaGGGAGGGGATCGGCCATGGCTCCGGCGCAGTCGCATACGCATCGGCGGCAAGGTGGTGACGGCGGGTCAGAGCCTTTGAGGCAAGAGCGCCCCCTTTCTCAGCCACTTCTCCACAAAGTTTGATTCCCGTTTCCCCAAATCAAGATCAGTGTCCTCTCTACTCATCGATTTTGCAAGTTTATTTTGCATTTGGTAGCAGTTAGTCAATTAGAAATTGGTTTGATTTGCTAGATGAAGAGGAGCAGCACTTTAAAATCATTCTACCAAGTCCAGTCCAGTGAGTCCACTCCAACCCCAGAAACAGAAGAAATTGATGAATTTACCCCAACCAGAAGATACTGTTggaatataaagtgaattgcccgCCTTTCCTCATTAGCTTAAGCTTTTGGGCTGAACTGGTCGGTGCATGCAACACAATATGGTATTAGAGCCAGAGGTCTCGAGTTCGAATCTTGGCTGGCGCACCCACTTCTATTCCACGCTAGAGGCTTGAGGGGGCCTCGCGTGAAGGGGAGTGTTggaatataaagtgaattgcccgCCTTTCCTCATCAGCTTAAGCTTTTGGGTTGAATAGATACGTCGCGTtaggtaggggtgaaaacggtacggaaactttccAGATTCCAgacctattttcgaaaacggaatctgtcggtcggaattttttGGAAACAGAAACAAATTCgaaaatattttctcggaaacagAATTGGAAATGATAAGGGCAATTttcgtcggaactcggaatcggtcggaaactttcaAGATTTCCTCGGAATTTCTAGAAATTGTGACTGAAATATcctggattctttttttaagcactgaatagtgaataccatggtgtttggctgttattttttaaaaaaatatttgttatgcaaatctgaagttacataagaatattttttcctGCATTGAGATTTATCAACAGCATTACTCTCTTAAACATAgttaatttattccatagattgtgttttgtgatgtaCTGTTGAGACTTAAGAATTGGAGTTATatgattgtgttttatgatgaattgttgaccgttgagacttgagaatagGATTTATCAATTTGAGGGGTTTttgtattccgataaattttcgttactgTATTTgcgccggttcgttttcgctttgttttcggtttcgataatattcgattccgtttcatATCCaaggtttccgattccgattccaaTTCCCAAAAAAATATGAAGACGAAAACAATAAAGGTGGTTTCCGTctgtttccgtaccgttttcacccctagtgtTAGGTACTCAACAAAATCTTAGTCTAGTCTTGTACTTTTTCTACACTTTTATTGTACTTCGGTGCATATTTAGAAATTGTATTCCagtcttgcattttttttcataattgtaCTGTACTTCCTTGTACGAATTGACATGGATAGTTGTTAGCCTTCAATTTGAGCCCTAGGCGTGTCAAgatcctggctccgccacttAGTGGATATGTTGATCCACCATACACATGTTACTTCAGCATTCTAAATCTCATAAGGACCAATTCCAGCGGTGCTCACCTATGATATTTATGCAAGCGAGCATCACCAAACTCCAAAATAACATAAACTGTTTAATCGCCATAGAGCTAGAATATATGCCGGTTGCTCGAAGCTACACAGCTATGGCTATATGGATTGATTCAAAGGAACCAGAATCAATTCAAATAATTTACCTTGCAGATTAGCTCTCCTTGAAACCCACCAGCTACCAGCAAATTGTCCTTGACTGACAAGGTACTAACTTGGGTCCCAGAAAAACCCTCAAGTAAACTTCCAGGGTGCTTCTGTAATAAGAAAAACATGAAACATCAATACTAATACATAAAACTTAGAAGCAGAGTAAATAAAAATTGAtggaacaaagaaaaagaaggtaCCATACCTCCCTGGGTGCCACATGTCCTTGGACATTCATAAGCTCGGTATCAAGACCACTCAGTGCCGACCAATGAAGAACAGAGAAATGTGACATTAAATAGACATCGTGCTTGGATGTCGCCCATACTAAATTTCTCAGCTGCGGGAAAAGTTAGGTCAATTGTTTCATAATCTCTGCAATTGTGAATCATATCATATAAAAAAGAGGGGCATCAATCAAGAACTAATAATCATCAGAGACATAGAAACATCTTCATCGACCAATTTACAAGTGATTCTAAGAACTACAAAACAAGGACCAGCAGAAATCCCTGAATATGCTAAGCCATTGAAAGATGAATAGTTTATCAAGAAAGGCAGTGCATAGATACATTAGTCATAGTGAAATAAAAATCAACAGGCCCCAAATTTTTCACAATTGAATAAGAAGATGACATCGGTTCTTTTTACAGCAAACGCATCTCAACATGTATACAAGTCTTTTTAACTCGAAAGCAGCAAAATAGTTCCCTGCAGTTAATTGTAACACACTAATACAAAGTACAAAGTTGATAAACTAATACAGCCAAATGAATTGATACAAAAAAAGTCCTCTATTTGGAAGATTATCAAATCAATAAAGATGCACTTTGTTTTAATATTCAAAAGATATTGTACAGGAATATTATAAAGGAAATAGATATGATTTTGACACTTAAACGAGCCTGAAGCTAATTTGGTTAATGAAATGTAAAAACATTATCTTATGAAGTTATGATGGAACGCTCGGAATCTAAATACTACCAACTAGTGCGATATCTAATCAATTATTTCTGATAATAGTGGTGGAATATTATCTTGAAGGGGAAGTAAAAGATGTAAAAGTGAGCCCACCTGAAAATGTAGTATAGTTGATTTTACTGATCTAGTATTTCGCCTAAATTCATAATACATCCCGCCTTTTTCAGTCGGTTTGCATTCCTGTACACAAGTGTC of the Oryza sativa Japonica Group chromosome 2, ASM3414082v1 genome contains:
- the LOC112937918 gene encoding uncharacterized protein; translated protein: MNPRSLSLKPHRVARTTARSGREARADVHYASAREVATMTSESPAMATAPVPEPEPQPELSTAAARRQDEERKTALRIIRNELRLLWRDPPPYLRPGPEPVTDPFHWEVVIDGPAGTPYAGGTFPVDIQLPAAGYPFVHPKVTFKTLVYHPNIDEEGNMVLDAESWSCATKLRGLLIGFVSVLYDPLLDYPINYDIAEQYAYDYERYEAEARAWTREFSSAPVVSHYPPNAVVGRTPPAVPHFPATAARRRAEAEARRRAAAAAASSGSGESLWRRVIGYIQSWSPYRLLHTD
- the LOC4330559 gene encoding uncharacterized WD repeat-containing protein C2A9.03, which gives rise to MSNYHEDHIEEMEDDYDMDDTADDMGEENYERGMRDSDSEDEEHGQSNDKIPDTSSVDARKGKDIQGIPWEKLAITRDKYRQTRLDQYKNYENMPNSGEAAAKECKPTEKGGMYYEFRRNTRSVKSTILHFQLRNLVWATSKHDVYLMSHFSVLHWSALSGLDTELMNVQGHVAPREKHPGSLLEGFSGTQVSTLSVKDNLLVAGGFQGELICKHLDREGISFCCRTTYDENAITNAVEIFNTTSGAVHFMASNNDSGVRDYDMERFQLYKHFQFEWPVNHTALSPDRKLAVIVGDDPNGLLIDANSGKTLHSLKGHFDYSFASAWSPDGRTFATGNQDKTCRIWDARNLSKSLHVLRGNLGAIRSIRFTSDGQFMSMAEPADFVHVFDVGSDYTRRQELDFFGEISGMSFSPDTDMLFVGVWDRTYGSLLQFGRLYNHSYLDSLC